In Scophthalmus maximus strain ysfricsl-2021 chromosome 21, ASM2237912v1, whole genome shotgun sequence, one genomic interval encodes:
- the sec22c gene encoding vesicle-trafficking protein SEC22c has translation MSLILFAFVVRVRDGLPLSASTDFEHNQELQERKQQLRTISKALARFPDRGSVRGRELNIYFVSSEGVSYMTVCHCSLPVAKAFCFLEDLRWEFTACFNSTVVALAARPYPFLEFDGSIQKLKQQYNQSGGPALDVTLAEVQDDLRIHPLQVINLDEVELTNGIANGHMEQDPGSGQNVRLQPVTAPGILSLVLNIVCASLNVIRGVHLIEYTFQDDYEGIWNVVAFLLAFVCCVFQCHLYLFHTSLKKPKSLTLLGVVILCNLHLLGMRNACQLIFHISVASLSTVLILTRKVQDRTNDCGV, from the exons ATGTCTCTGATCCTGTTCGCCTTTGTGGTTCGGGTCAGGGATGGACTCCCCCTGTCGGCCTCCACGGACTTTGAGCACAACCAAGAGCTCcaggagaggaagcagcagctCAGGACCATCAGCAAGGCCTTGGCCCGCTTCCCGGACAGAGGCTCCGTCAGGGGCCGGGAGCTCAACATATA CTTCGTCTCTTCAGAGGGTGTATCCTACATGACTGTGTGCCACTGCAGCCTCCCCGTTGCTAAGGCCTTCTGCTTCCTGGAAGATCTGCGCTGGGAGTTCACCGCATGCTTCAATAGCACCGTTGTTGCCTTGGCAGCCAGGCCATATCCATTTTTGGAATTTG ACGGCAGCATTCAGAAGCTGAAGCAGCAGTACAACCAGAGTGGTGGACCGGCCCTTGATGTGACATTGGCAGAGGTCCAGGACGATCTGAGGATCCATCCACTACAAGTGATCAACTTGGATGAGGTGGAGCTCACCAATGGCATCGCAAACGGGCATATGGAGCAAGATCCTGGATCTG GTCAGAATGTGAGGCTTCAGCCAGTGACGGCGCCAGGCATCCTCTCCCTGGTCCTCAAcattgtgtgtgcgtctttgaATGTAATCCGCGGTGTGCACCTCATAGAGTACACATTCCAG GATGACTATGAAGGTATATGGAACGTTGTGGCATTTCTCCTGGcgtttgtctgctgtgtgtttcaG TGCCACCTCTACCTGTTCCACACGTCTCTGAAAAAGCCGAAGTCCCTCACTCTGCTTGGCGTGGTCATCCTGTGCAACTTGCACCTGCTCGGCATGCGGAACGCGTGTCAGCTGATCTTCCACATTTCCGTCGCCTCCCTCTCCaccgtcctcatcctcacccgCAAGGTCCAAGACAGAACCAATGACTGTGGCGTCTGA